Below is a window of Lacibacter sp. H407 DNA.
AGGAATTTGAAACATCAAAATTTGTACAGGCAAAGCTCACCGAGTTTGGTATTCCGTTTACAGTAATGGCTGAAACAGGAGTAGTTGGTATCATCGAAGGAAAGAATCCATCTGCAAAGATCATTGCACTCCGTGCTGATATGGATGCATTGCCGATACTGGAAGAAAATGATGTGCCGTATAAATCGAAAGTAGATGGGGTGATGCATGCCTGCGGACATGATGTGCACACCACCTGTTTACTTGGCGCAGCAAAAATTCTCAACGAATTAAAAGCAGAGTGGGAAGGAACGGTGAAGCTCATCTTTCAACCGGGTGAAGAAAAAAATCCCGGTGGTGCCAGTATCATGATCAAAGAAGGTGTGTTGGAAAACCCAAAACCACAATGCATTTTTGGATTGCATGTGCATCCCGGTTTACAATTGGGTCAGTTAAGTTTTCGTGCCGGTAAAGTAATGGCAAGTGCCGATGAACTGTATCTAACGGTGAAGGGTAAGGGCGGACATGCAGCTTCGCCACATTTATCCGTTGATCCGATCTTGATCGCATCGCATTTGGTAGTAAGTCTGCAGCAGATCATCAGCCGTAATCGAAATCCGCATAATCCAT
It encodes the following:
- a CDS encoding M20 metallopeptidase family protein — protein: MLKDQIQSLAKLYKEEFIAVRQHLHANPELSYKEFETSKFVQAKLTEFGIPFTVMAETGVVGIIEGKNPSAKIIALRADMDALPILEENDVPYKSKVDGVMHACGHDVHTTCLLGAAKILNELKAEWEGTVKLIFQPGEEKNPGGASIMIKEGVLENPKPQCIFGLHVHPGLQLGQLSFRAGKVMASADELYLTVKGKGGHAASPHLSVDPILIASHLVVSLQQIISRNRNPHNPSVLSITAFNAGTTTNVIPNEVKLMGTFRAMDEAWRFEAHELIRRNATQLVQSMGGELDLHIDVGYPTVYNNEALNEKTKTKAADLLGAAHVEETELRMGAEDFGYYSQVIPGCFFRLGVMNNEKGINSGVHTPTFNIDEDAIETGMAMMAWLGSTVEP